The DNA window CACGATAAAAGTTTGTCAAAACATTTGCACTGACCCCATAAGATTTAAGAACACGTAAAAAGAACAGTCTCTGGCGTCCCTTTTTCAGTATTTCTTCAGTATTAATGTTCCATGATAAATTGTCCATGATAAATGTACCCAACAACTTCAATGTGTTCACCTGCTTTACCACCATTCCATCGATAATGAGAGGACCCATTGTGTTTTTATTTCGTCTGAAGTCCGCaatttattcctttgttttattaatgttCAAAATCAAATTGTTTTCCTTGCACCAGCTCACTAATCGACTCACTTCATTGCGGTACCCGCTTTCTTCCCCATTAGTAATTAATCCAGTAACAGTGGTATCGTCAGCAAACTTGATAACCCTCGAGTTCAGGTCGATGGCTATACAATCATATGTAAACAAAGAGTACAACATCGGAGAAAGCACGCATCCCTGGGGGGTACCTGTATTTAATACGATAGATTCTGAGAAGGTATTGCCAATTTTGACACATTGTTTGCGACCAAGAAGAAAGTCTAGGATCCAGTCACAAATAGCAGCGGGGAAATCAAAGTGATCCCGTAATTTAAGATGGAACCGTGACGGCACGATGGTGTTGAAAGCGGAACTATAATCGATGAATAGGACCCTGGTATAAGAAcatttcctttccaggtgaaTAAGAGTTTCATGCATCCAAATCGAAATGGCATCCTCAACAGACCTGTTGGCTCGATAGGCAAATTGGTATGGGTCGAAGTTAGCATGGTaggaaatttttttaaatgttaacacGAAACCTTCGAATACTTTCATCGGTACTGAAGTTAGAGCCACTGGACGGTAGTCATTTAGACATGATGCATCGCTCTTCTTAGGAACGGGGACTATCGTTGCCTCTTTGAAAGACTAGGGAACTTCACACGTGTTCGGGGACcagttaaaaatgtttttataccCATGCTATGTCCGTAGAATCAAGTTGAGCATGCCCTCCTGAGTTTACGAAACGGTTTATTCTATCCATTTTCCAGGTTACTTCCGGTTGTAAAGCTAGCACCTCCCTGTCTCGAGTAAGGGACGCATGTCAAGGTGAAACCAGCTGTCAAATATCAGCCAGCAATCGAGTGTTTGGGGATCCATGTGTGGGTACTTATAAGTTTTTGCGAGTTGAGTACAAATGTAAGTATACCTACCCAGCATATTACACGTACTTTACCAAGCATATTACACGTACTTAATTGTTATGATTCGTTGCAAATATTTCGACTGGAGATTCAATTTCAAACTTTCTTcattaaacaaaaatgtgtcTGTGCGTATGTATGTTGTGAACCTTATCCCCTTTCGCCTCTTCTCACCAgcccatccccttcccccaacACCTATTGAATATGTCTGCATGGATGGCATcagtttcatgttttatttatttatgttattattttagaTTCGGACATGATTTACAAACATAatgcattttcatattttctccATCGTCTCTGTAGGTATTTCCACTGAACTTCAAACTTCCTTGGTATGTGAGGGTAAAACTTTGACCATCGAATGTCCAAGTGGAACCTACATCGACGTGGAGTACGCTTTGTACGGAAGAGACCGCGGGCCATCGGTCTGTAACCATCCTTCGATACGTGTACGTCTTCTATttaaattatcataatttttggttttgatgataatcgtaacctttgcattcatgatggcgtatgtgtgcgtgtgtgtgtatgtgtgtgtgaatgtgcgtttgtttttctatctgaccgaggacttgaacaaaagaattccaggtcctcggttgtgatttctaaagaatcaccacgtcctcggaagaatttctattgtatagggtattgttaaggttagggtacgtggatttgaacaatggaaaatacaatggggtcctcggttggaatgtaaaaccaacatgtgtgtgtgtgagtgcgtttgtgacgcacaacctgtaaacacgatatctcaagaagggaaggtcaaaccattttcatatttagtgtgtataAGTAACACATTGATTACAAGAAGccaattgtttttggtagaggtcaaaggtcatttggggttaccAGGGGctccttgtaaacacgatatcgcAAAAAGgaaaggtcggaccaacttcatagttcGTGTGTTGAAGTACTACATTAATTCCAAGAAGCATATTGTATTTGGTGGAGATtacaggtcatttgggtcaccagggatcaaattgtgaaaaccttgtaatcacgatatctcaatactggaagcttgggccgaCCTCTAATGTAGTGTGTATATTTACCATATTAAGtttaagaagcctattgtttttggtgtaggtcaaaggtcatttggggtcatcagaggttaaATCGTGacacccttgtaaacatgtgcACGCttactatacattacgtcaggttcatgaagaaaactgctcatgttacatcatcgaaaccacaatgcatttttgcattctggtctATAGTTACTCAAAACTCAAAACGAATTTTGCTCTCGAGCCCGCAAAGCTCATTCCAAAAGCCCACGCCCCTTTGACACCGAGACTATCTCGTAACAGCGTgatccctctcctcccccccccacctccccacacacacatgcatgcagTCTCAAGCCCTCACCTCAAATAAAATATACCAATGCTATGTACGTAGAATCAAGTTGAGCATGCCCTCCTGAGTTTACGATACGGTTAATTCTATCCATTTTCCAGGTTACCTCCTGTTGTCAATCTAGCACCTCCCTGTCTCGAGTATGGAACGCATGTCAAGGTGAAACCAGCTGTCAAATATCAGCCAGCAATCACGTGTTTGGGGATCCATGTGTGAATACCTATAAATTTTTGCGAGTTGAGTACAAATGTAAGTATCCTTACCCAGCATATTACACGTACTTTACCCAGCATATTACACGTACTTAATTGTTGTGattcattgcaaatatttcGACTGGGGATTCAATTTAAAACTCTATTCATTCTGTGTATAGTGGACCTTATCCCTTGTCGCCTCCCCCTTCACCCAACCTCCACCtgctcccacccctcccccaacacctATTGGATATACCTGCATGGATGGCAGTTTGGGCATCTGTTTAACGTTTCTCCTTAATTTATAATTTCGCAGGTAGAAGCGTTCGCAGAGCCAGAGTCTGCGAATCCGGTAATTTGAGCCTCCATTGTCCTTACGGTCAAGTTTTGAACATCGTAGGTGCATCATACGGACGAAATGCTGGTAGTGAAGTCTGTCCATCGCCCTCTATCCGGGTAAGCAGCCTGTTGTCAATACTCCTCGGTACACGAGTCAATATTTGAAACGCCATGTTACCAGTCAGGGGCGTTATAGGGGTTCAATATTGAAGGGAGTGGAAATACCTCCATGAGGGGGCAGTAGGTCAAGCAAATGTGATGTGGTGGAGTGGGAATCTAAAAAACTACCTCAAAAAGTTCCGATCAAATAGATCAATATCGCAACACTTTTTTTGGTCAATCTTAGTTTTTCGATCAAAGGAAACTTTGCAATATATCGCAAAACCACACATATTAATtacaaaaattggaaaaaagtAACTTTCTAATACCAAACATTGACACTTGTTACTTATGAAAACGGGCAATTTGGAGGATGTTTTGCTAcatacttggtgtgtgtgtggggggagggggggggggggggggtgtacgtGTAAATTGCCTGATATACAGGCCTACTACAGAAAGGGTTTGTTACTTGTTGAGACCGGGTTTGTTTCAATAAAGTACGATGCGATGTCATATACAGGAAATAATTAATTGTCATTTCACGATAATATATAATAACTTTGGAACGAACGACTagccatttatattcattcTAGCGTGAATCCGTGCCTACCTTGTATAATGTAATCCATCCTACAgctaaaaacattaaaacagtTAATTCAGAAATCGGTTTTACCAGTGtcccactccaccccccccaccacaacaccccacccctccacaaCCCCTAATGTTATTTCCATTCACATGACCTCTTTTGCCCTTTAGTCACCTGCAGTGTGAAAAAAGAAAGGCTTTCGTCGGTTTCCCTCCCGAATTGTATGTTCTCGTATTTGCTGATCACAAAGAATGATGTCTTTGGTTTCCCCTCACCATTATTTTACTGCCCTCAATCTTCTCATGATATAGAAACAGTGATAAACGAACGAACGAGTACATGAATACAAAAATCACAAAGTTTCattggaagaaagaaaagaggtCAAAACAGAGAAAAAGACACAGCATAcaacttcttttctttctgttcttACTTTCTGCTTTCTTACAGCAAATAAGTAACTGTAGAGCTGCGTCCTCTTCACACGTCGTGTCGTCTGCGTGCAACGGAAAGAATGCGTGCCACGTGAGCGCTAACAACGGAGTCTTTGGTGATCCATGTGTTGGCACTTACAAATATCTTGAGGTCGAATACAGTTGCAACTAACTTGCGAAGAAGTGAACAAGATGAATGTACCTGCTATGTTCTTCTATCCACAATAAAGCTTTGCTATATTGAGAGcagacatttcattgtatttgaaacatttatttacaGCATTTTGACTAAGAAATGAAGCGCGCCCTGTATTTTCATCCAAATCGCCACCACGCCACTTTtatcacaccccccccccccacccattccaTATCCCGCCTCCCTTTGCTTTACCTTTCCGGAAATATCGTCCTACGGCAGGAGCTTATCGATTTCGACGAACTCACTTGATATCTTCAAGTGatcataaatatgaaattatatcAACAATGCAAACAATGGATATGTTTTCGGGATTTCCCCCGATCTTgtaaagttttcttttatatgaCTGTCTGCGTTTTGTACACCGATTGACCCGTTGTCTTTAAACTAATTATGTACACCCATacccccaaaaaacaataaCTGCACTTAAAGATCACCGGTTTTTTCCctcaaaagaacaaaaaacatGCTAACAATTGCTAAAAGATTTCAGAAGTAGATTCCGGGAAGCGTTGACTCATTTTATTATTCAAAGACACTAATGATGTTCTAATTAGACATTTCACGAAAGAATTATTTGAGTAAAAATGCAAGTTCCGACATGAGTGACCAATTTTGGtctctctagcatattttggggcaaTACTGACCACCTTCAATTAGATACATATATTGGTAGATTGGCTAATCGCTTCCGTAAACATGACCTGTGTTGACGTGGTATAATACACACCATAATCGTTCAGAAATTCGTCAAACTATTTCGAACAGGAAATTGCATGTGGGGTTTCTTTCCTTACACACTGTTCTACAGTCCTGGTGCATTGTATTAACAGTGTTCAGTTCACCTTGatatgcagatatatatattaatgacaCTTTTAACGTGAATATCCAAGAACTGGAAAGTACAATATACAGCGTGTATACAgaatgtatatgaatatataccaCCACAATACAAT is part of the Apostichopus japonicus isolate 1M-3 chromosome 22, ASM3797524v1, whole genome shotgun sequence genome and encodes:
- the LOC139963605 gene encoding L-rhamnose-binding lectin CSL3-like, coding for MGVLTHSLCIAVLYYAAFSGTSAQLQTSFVCEGKTLTIECPSGTTIDVEDALYGRDRGPSVCNHRSIRVTSGCKASTSLSRVRDACQGETSCQISASNRVFGDPCVGTYKFLRVEYKCISTELQTSLVCEGKTLTIECPSGTYIDVEYALYGRDRGPSVCNHPSIRVTSCCQSSTSLSRVWNACQGETSCQISASNHVFGDPCVNTYKFLRVEYKCRSVRRARVCESGNLSLHCPYGQVLNIVGASYGRNAGSEVCPSPSIRQISNCRAASSSHVVSSACNGKNACHVSANNGVFGDPCVGTYKYLEVEYSCN